The following nucleotide sequence is from Manis pentadactyla isolate mManPen7 chromosome 13, mManPen7.hap1, whole genome shotgun sequence.
TCCACGTCTCTGCTCAAACGTCATCTTTCTTATTACCGCTAGAAACAGCCCCACCCCTTCCTCTTAGCATTCCCCTTACTCTGACATTTTTGGCAATAATCCTTTCACTTTCCAAAATATTACATAATTTCCCTTATGATTCTGTTCATTGTTTATTGTCCACCTTGACCTCAAGAAGAGCaaagattgttttctttatttccttgctGGTATATCTCAAGTGCCCGGAACAGTGGCTGACAtactaggtacttaataaatCACTGTTAAAATAACGAAATACTGCCCAGTGGTCCAGGTGAGAGAAATGGTGACATGAAATAAGGTGCAAACAGTGAGGACGGCGACAAGTCAGTGAATTTGAGACAGAACTGACAGAAACAGTGCGTGACTGGAGGGGCGAAGAGGCGGGGTCAAGCAGGAATCGTTCCAGGTACCTGCAGCTGCGTGGCTGGTGAGGTGTGAACGTATAGAACAGAAGAGAAGAAGCAGTTTGGACAAAAAAAAGTGAACTTAGCTACAAGCAGTCTATGTTTGAGGTGTCTGTGGGTCACCCAACGACGGGTTGCCTCGGTGGAGCGTTGCATACGCAGCTTTGAAGCTGAGGAGGACCTGGTCTGGGAAAGGGGCTTAGGCGGCCGCAGCCACAGAATCCGAGCGGCAGCGCGGCCCTGGGGTTCTGGCATTTTTGGGGGTAGCTCTCGGGTGAGAAGAGGGTGCTGGTGGTGACACGGGCCTGGGGGCAGAGCCCTGAGAAGGGAGGGGCAGGGCGGGGGGTGCGCACGGGGCTGGGGGGACGCTCGGGCAGCTGACCTGGGGAGGGGCGCAGACAGGGTGGACGTACAGGGTGAGGAATAGGAGGCTTGGCAAGTGTGTTTTCAAATATGAAAGATACTTAAATACATTTAAAGTCTTTGGAAAGAAGCTAACAAATAGGAAGTAGGAAAGAGTGTGGTTCCACCTAAGTTGGGTGGAGGGGCAGGAAGCCGGCTGCCATCTGAGCACCCATAGGCCTGTGGGACTGAGACACGGAGCCACAGAGATGTGGGTCTTGGAGCAGCTGCCCCCGTGGACACTGAGGCCCACCTGCAGGGTGTCGGGACTTCCAGGGACGAGGGAGACGACAAGCCGAGTTCTTCTAGGTCCTCGGTCAGTGGGGAGAAGTTGCTGGTGGGTTGGAAAATGGCAGGGAGGATTACGCAGTAATCGGTGATGTTTGATCAGGTGTATCATGGAGAAGATCTTGGCGTCTTCTGAAAAAGACCCTGTGTGTCAGGGTctatatagattatatatatgCGTACttgaaatatatatgtgtgtgtgtgtaaatttatatttatatcgaATATACATATATCCTTTATAGATTTGAAACACAATATATGAAACAGGTTATTAAAAGGAGGAGGCAGTTTTGCTGAGTGAAATCGAGCACCGGGTGCTGATCTTAGTCCTGTACTACTGGAGACTTTCCCTTTACAGGCCTAATTTGAAGGGTCTGGCACAAAATTCTTTGTTTCtccttgctcatgtttatagtgcATGTATTGTGTGATCCCATTACATACtcttcttgaaatgacaaaattatagaaatggagaagagaTAAATGGTGGCCAGGGGTTAAGGGATAAAGGAGGGTTGGGGATGGCGGGAAGTGGGTGAGGCTGAAAAAAGCAGCGCAAAGGAGTCCTGTGATGGAAATGCATCTTGGCTAAAGCAGTGTCAATGcactggttgtgtgtgtgtgtggttttttttacTACAGTTTTGTAAGATATTAGCAATGGAGAAACTGGGCAAAGGATACGTGTTTCTCACTCAGGCTGGGAAATCCTCCTGCCCCATTTGTCTGGCCGAAGGACCAAAAGTAGGGACCCCAGAGAAGGCGAACAGTTGGGGAGACTTCAGAGAAGACCGAGCTTAAAAGTGCTGTCCCGGGAAGTGGTGGATGAACAAACTTCTGGGCTCAGCTCTGAGTTTGCATGTGTTGATCTTTCCCTAAATAACACGCTAGAAGCTCTGGGAATTGAACCGCAGGCTGGCTGACTGCCCAGGAACCAGCCTGGCGCCTGGATGTAATGTGCATGGGACGGATTGAATGGCATCATAAAGGCTTTGAGAACTGAACAGACCTTAGAACTAGAGTCCACTAAAGGTGAGTTGGAACTTTACGGCCATAACCTAACTAGATCAGTTgtctaactgaaaaaaaaaaaaaacattcctaGGGTTTAAGCAAGATCCAGAATCTCATGGCATGCTATTTAAAATACCCAGGATATGAGCCAAAGCGACTCAGTATATGAAGAACCAGGGAAATCACAGCTAACAAGGGAATAAACAGCAGTTGCTAACCCTGAGAGAACAGATGCTGGAATCATTAAAGGCTTTAAAACAGTGATTTTAACCATATTAGCTTTCTACTCCTGCTgcaacaaattactacaaacttcGTAGCTTAAAACAGTACAAATTTATCACCTTCCATTTCTGGAGATCACGATTCCAGAATGGAGCTCAGTGGACCGACATCAGGTGTCACCAggatgcatttccttccagacGCCCCAGAGGGGGGCTCACTCCCCGGGTTTTTGTCCGCGTTCCTTTGCTCCTCCACCTCAAAGCCAGCCGCAAGTTCCCACACTCCCGTCTCTGGTTCTCCCTCTTTCACTTTTGAGGACTCTTAGGATTCCATTTGGCCCACTTGGATAATTCAGGATACTCTCCCCATTTTAAgatcagctgattagcaaccttaatcgCACCTCTGATCTTAATTTCTCTTTGCCACATAACCTAACATATTCATAAGGTGTGTAGAATAGGACGTAGCTATACTGTCCTTGTTCCTCAATAGGTAAGACATTTTTTATCCCTCTGGCCTCTATCATTTTTGTCTCTGCCTGATATTTTGCAGTGTGAATGTgatatgtttagattttttgGTATTCTCCTTGGTGTTGTCTGACCTTCCTGGGTCTATGGTATAGTGTTTgttattaattttggaaaattctcagctatTTTGAATGAttcttctgttcttttttctttcttttccttatggTGTTCCATTATGTTAAAATGTTTGTATTTGTCCCATagttcttggatattctgttctgttctgttttgtttttttaaccatcttttcttttcagtttgggaagtttctgTACACATACCTGCAAGCCCATTGATTCTTTCCTAGGCTGCGTCCAGTGTACTAATGAGCTCgttaacagcattcttcatttctgttagtgTTTTTGATTTCTGGAATACCCTGTTGATGCATTCTTAGAGTTTCCATCTTTCTGCTTAAACTACCCATCTGTTCCTGTACATTGCCCATTTTTTCCATTAGAACCCTTGACGCCCtaattaaagttattttaaattcttggtctgataattccaaaatcTCTGCTGTAGTTGAATCTGGTTCtgattctttccttcctcccttcctccctccccagagTATCTTACgtatatcaaaataaagaaaaatatcatgtTTCAATCCCTCCAAGCCAGTGAGTCATTCTTACGTTAATATATGGGCAGATACCAGCCTagtttattttcctgtttcttgaaTGCCCAACATGGGGGTTGAAATGATGAAGTTTACCTTCATCCAGGTCTTCCATGTCACAGGCTATTGTACTGATGCTTGCGGTGTTCACAATGTATCCATTTAAAGGACATTCTTACTTCTTTGACATTAGCGATTTCACTCTCTCATTTCCTGGGTTTTAAGTCCTGGTTTTTACAGACGGAATTTTATTcttggaaattattttaatatcagtTTGAACCAATTTTCATCCATAATCAGATATAAAAGCCTAAGCAACCTTTAATTTTAGCTATCTACTCTCAAAATGTTACAGGGTCTTTTTTGTTTTAGCTATCTGAACTTGGGGGTTTTCCTGAAAAGCCAGTAACTAGGCGCTAGTGAAATGGCTCAGATGAACTAGTTAGGAAGTGTCCTCGGTGGTTTCTAATCTCTTTCAGCCAAACCATCTCAGTTAGTGTTCCGTGAACTAGCAATTTCCATggacttttttttagtttttaacttCAGTGGTCAACACAAAGCCATCTTACTTTTAGAAATGATTGTTTCTGCTACTTTAAAATAAAGGTGAATTTCAAAAAAGCAAATGACTTCAGTTACAACAATCAATACGAGCATTTACCCATTGCGCCTTTGTGttgcattcagcaaatgtttattgaggacTTCCTGTAGGCAAAGAACATTCCTAAACCCTGTGGAAAATAGATACAGATGAATCATGAACCCAGATGACAGTCTGTCGAAGAGACGGATCTGTCCCTTCTCTCTCATGGGATCCATCATCGCCGCCCAACTTCTACACCAAAGAATGTTCTTAAACTCGTGAGACGACTTGAATCCTCTTAACATCTGTGTAGCTTCCCTCTTGCTTGGGCACTAATTTCTAGAAAAGTCAGGTAGTTTCTTAGAAGACAGTGCCAGACTTATTTTTTTAGAGCCATTTATAAACCTGATAGAATTCAATATGGATAAATTTAAGGTCCTAAACTTTTACCTGAAATCCCAACAACATAGGTAGATGACAAAGGTGTggtttttaagtggaaaaatgtGAAAGTGGCCTGGGTCTTACCTGGGGGAAAGTTTGACTTGAGCTGGTGTGTCCACCGTAGCCCCCCTTCATGGTGTTTAGATAAGGAGGTAATCGCTTCCCGTTCTCTGCATTCATGAAGCTGTACTGGGACTGTTACATTCAGTTCTGGGCAAAGCTATGAGACACTTAAGGGGTTCTCTGGTGAACTGGAGAACGTGATTCCGGCACACACAAATGAATGCTGTGTGACACTCACGCCAGGAACGTGCTCTTGCTTTCTGTGTGGCTCAGGAGTCTGAGGAAGGTCGGCGCCCCGGGGACAGTCTTCAGCCGAGCTGCCGAGTCCCACTGTTTCACGGCCACAGATCTCCTCCTGACGAGCTGTCTCGCAGCTCAGTGGCCCTGGGGACCAGGGGAAGCCTGCGGAAACATTGCAGACCCACAGGAGAAAGCTCTATCCCAACTCTAGGAAGAGCTACTCATTAGCTTTTTTTATTGTTCATTAGATTTCTCAAAAGTGACAacttttcattcattcctttaacaTGACCTTGTTAAGAAAGATGTGTGGAAGAGAGGAGGGTAGAAATAGAGAGGgctggagagagaggaggaggggggggAAATGAGGAAGGGGTTTAGAAATAATTTGTGGTGATAAAAATTACTTACTGTAGGAATTTTTATTGCCAGAGAGTGAGAACAGAGAAAAGCAACGTCAGGTTGGAATGAAGACCCCCTTTCCCAGTGATCATACTGTGAAAACAAGGGCAGgttacagcactttgaaaacaGTTAAATGATGGGACAGAAAATACAAGTGATTGCTTGCAGAAAAAACTTACCTCGTGGGAGATGCAACACTAGGTCATCGGGTTTGCTACTTACAGAGAGTGGTGGAAAGTATGTATTTTGTGTTTATTCTGAAATTGTAGTTGACTTCTGaggttatttttataataactGGAATTCTTTTCTAATGTTGTAGTAGTAGTATTTAATTTGCCAGACATTTGGATTTGAGCAtttagtaaaaagtaaaaaaattttttaattcacaaaTACCATTTTTCTTCCTATATTCCGATAAAAAGCTAAAAATTTTGTTAAGATTTTAATGCAGCTAATAAAGTTCCCTCCCTCCCGTAGGCAGCAGTGTTGTTATAACTAGAAGTGCCCTTGGTTAGAATTTTACAGATGtgtgcattttaaaattacatcattttccttttgttaaaatatttgttaatttgttttccattagccttaaaatattttgattgtCATGGAATTGGGGCCTTAAAACATATGTGCTTCTAGAGGCCAAAAGATGGATCTTGACTCAGTGGAAAAAGCATGGTCATTCATTTATTGCCAAAAATCTGTTCTCAGTGGAAGATAAAACCTGTACCCCATGGGAAATTGACTGGATAGCAGCAGACAGAGGTACAGCCATTGTCGTTACCCTCGGCCGGTGCTTCAAACCTCCTCCCATCAATGCTTTCATCTGTAGGGCCATCGAGGTCAAAAGGCCGTGAAGCCCAGAGACTAAGGCAGCCCTGAAAACCGACACCTCCAGGGGGACGCATCCGACTCGATACAGGGGAGCTTGGCGGCCTTCGCGGCTGTATTCAGAATCTCAGCCTGAAGGGTGTTGTTATGGGTCTCAATGTGGGTATTACCGGTTCCTAGGATGCGACTGTTGCGTAAGGCATGAATAAAGCCCATCCTCCTATGTGACTGGAAATCAGATTAATATGTTCTTAAACTATATTTACTGAAGGAAAAGTAAATACATTTAACTATAAAAAAACAGTTCTAGCTGTCCTCTCAGTTGGCCTCACACATACTGGAAGGATAGTTTAATGCAATCTGATGTAGGaggaatgaaatttaaaaaaatttattttagtaaaatatatataaaatttaccatttaaatcTATTTTAAGGGTACATTTCAGTGGCAGGatgtatattcacaatgttgtgtaacCAGCATCAGGATCGATCCCCAGAGTCCCCAGAACCTTATCATCCCAAACAGACACTCCGTAGCCGTTGAACAGTAAGGTCCTCGATTCTGCCTgaccccaggctcctgggaagccTGACCCCAGactcctgtctctatgaattagACTATTCTAGGTAGCTAGGCTAAGTGGAGTTATACAGTCTTTGTCCTTCAAAttggcctctttcacttagcatatgttgttaaggttcatccatgtcaccgcatgtgtcagaatttccttcctttttaaggctgaataatattccagtagaTGTAtacaccacaccttctttatctattcatctggtgatggacacagtgttgtttccaccttttggttactgaataatgctgctatgaagagGAAGCCAAACATAAGGGATATCTCCAGTGATAAGTATAATGACAAAAATAGTAAAACCTCACCACTCTTAATTTAAGAAATGTGTGGCACACAAAGGAGTTGTCTAAGTGATTCACGTTTAGAGAAAATGTGATTTGTAGGAGAAAATCATAGTAACAGTCTTCTTGCTTaagaaaattatttggaatttgaTAACCAGTTGTTCTAGATCTTATTAAGAACCAAAGACTACAGTCCAAAACCCTCAATCTCCTTGAGAGAAACAAACTAAGTATTATGTCAATGTACAGACCCTAAAACCCTGATTCTTGCTGACCCTAAAAGTGAGGTG
It contains:
- the NXPE2 gene encoding LOW QUALITY PROTEIN: NXPE family member 2 (The sequence of the model RefSeq protein was modified relative to this genomic sequence to represent the inferred CDS: inserted 3 bases in 3 codons; deleted 2 bases in 2 codons; substituted 4 bases at 4 genomic stop codons); amino-acid sequence: MGVEMMKFTFIQVFHVTGYCTDACESENREKQRQVGMKTPFPSDHTVKQGQVTALXKQLNDGTENTSDCLQKKXYLVGDATLGHRVCYLQRVVETLKYFDCHGIGXLKTYVLLEAKRWILTQWKKHGHSFIAKNLFSVEDKTCTPWEIDWIAADRGTAIVVTLGRCFKPPPINAFICRAIEVKRPXSPETKAALKTDTSRGTHRLDTGELGGLRGCIQNLSLKGVVMGLNVGITGSXDATVAXGMNKAHPPXVTGNQINMFLNYIY